From a single Brassica oleracea var. oleracea cultivar TO1000 chromosome C5, BOL, whole genome shotgun sequence genomic region:
- the LOC106344876 gene encoding probable serine/threonine-protein kinase irlF — protein MSKSDDKIALPKRISEPGTNGSILDRINKHSNMKLVGTVENVLGREFKKLEDSFLAPVIKMGRRQKHMVFSRHLIHHLLLRRIDIGKKGLWFSFGEQLMRFSLREFHLATGLPCVVDKDEEEVETSATKNKKKDPWMKKNQTLNTLLNLLVKKSTYLTVDQRLRLGATILVEGILMASNPVTSIPEERLLRARNFKEFCKYPWGNLAFDYLWEEVESFTYTKLTEKDQYAICGFIYPLQLWVLSSVNQLGTFFGIRNDEIQFLLCLHWIETKSLTIEEVNRFDKMEERISFEENGSVDIAVAEAEVDENNSAPRIDATDQEKIEFLTKKVVSLEEKVEYLEGLLNIRRETVKGKKNGVRPPREVDHQEEDDTETQEEDEQQQEDDTEVNADVDVSAKESENPETNEDGEMNEDASKKPVKVTKKRGRGNKGNKKSVKPPREVQQQVEDDAEIGAKESENPETNEDGEMNGDASKKPVKVTKKGGRGNKGMKKGVTPPHEVQQQVEDDAEGMKKGVTPPCEVQQQVEDDAEIGAKESANSETNEDGEVNDDASNKPVKFTKKLGRGNKEPNVDTSKSKRQKKQEDSAGDVIGRVLEDLKKTD, from the exons ATGAGTAAATCTGATGATAAGATTGCTTTGCCAAAAAGAATCTCCGAACCTGGTACAAATGGAAGCATATTGGATAGAATTAACAAGCACTCCAACATGAAGTTGGTTGGTACAGTTGAAAACGTTTTGGGCAGAGAATTCAAGAAGCTTGAAGATTCATTCTTGGCTCCGGTAATTAAGATGGGAAGGAGGCAGAAGCATATGGTGTTTTCAAGGCATTTGATTCATCACTTACTCTTAAGGAGAATTGATATAGGCAAGAAGGGTTTGTGGTTTTCTTTTGGAGAACAACTAATGAGATTTTCTCTAAGAGAATTCCACTTGGCAACGGGTCTGCCTTGTGTTGTTGACAAAGATGAAGAGGAAGTGGAGACTTCAGCAACAAAAAACAAGAAGAAAGACCCATGGATGAAGAAGAATCAAACTTTAAACACCTTGCTTAATCTACTTGTGAAAAAGAGTACATATCTTACCGTTGATCAGAGATTAAGGTTGGGAGCTACAATCCTTGTGGAAGGGATATTAATGGCAAGCAATCCAGTGACAAGTATACCAGAAGAGCGTCTGCTTAGAGCTAGAAATTTCAAAGAGTTTTGCAAGTATCCCTGGGGGAATTTGGCCTTTGATTATTTATGGGAAGAAGTGGAGAGCTTTACCTATACAAAGTTGACGGAGAAAGATCAATATGCGATTTGTGGCTTTATATATCCCCTTCAGCTATGGGTGTTATCTTCTGTGAATCAACTAGGCACGTTCTTTGGTATTAGGAATGATGAAATTCAGTTTCTCTTGTGCTTGCATTGGATAGAAACCAAATCGCTTACTATTGAAGAGGTTAACAGATTCGACAAAATGGAGGAG AGGATATCGTTTGAAGAGAATGGAAGTGTCGACATTGCCGTTGCTGAAGCTGAAGTGGACGAAAATAATTCTGCTCCTAGGATTGATGCAACTGATCAAGAAAAGATTGAATTCCTCACTAAGAAGGTAGTGTCTCTTGAAGAAAAAGTGGAGTACCTTGAAGGTCTTTTGAACATTCGTAGAGAAACAGTGAAG GGAAAGAAGAATGGTGTAAGACCTCCACGTGAAGTAGACCATCAAGAAGAAGATGATACAGAA ACACAAGAGGAAGATGAACAACAACAAGAAGATGACACAGAAGTCAATGCAGATGTGGACGTCAGTGCTAAAGAAAGTGAAAATCCAGAAACCAATGAA GATGGAGAAATGAATGAGGATGCATCTAAAAAGCCCGTGAAGGTTACAAAGAAACGTGGAAGAGGAAATAAG GGAAATAAGAAAAGTGTAAAACCTCCACGTGAAGTACAACAACAAGTAGAAGATGATGCAGAAATCGGTGCTAAAGAGAGTGAAAATCCAGAAACCAATGAA GATGGAGAAATGAATGGGGATGCATCTAAAAAGCCCGTGAAGGTTACAAAAAAAGGTGGAAGAGGAAATAAG GGAATGAAGAAAGGTGTAACACCCCCACATGAAGTACAACAACAAGTAGAAGATGACGCAGAA GGAATGAAGAAAGGTGTAACACCCCCATGTGAAGTACAACAACAAGTAGAAGATGATGCAGAAATCGGTGCTAAAGAGAGTGCAAATTCAGAAACCAATGAA GATGGAGAAGTGAATGATGATGCATCTAACAAGCCCGTGAAGTTTACAAAGAAACTTGGAAGAGGAAATAAG GAACCTAACGTTGACACATCCAAATCAAAAAGACAAAAGAAACAAGAAGATTCAGCTGGTGATGTGATAGGACGTGTATTGGAAGATCTGAAAAAAACCGATTAG
- the LOC106296081 gene encoding microtubule-associated protein SPIRAL2-like gives MKPSFPFRSSSHSAMVEQKQRILTSLARIGDRDTYQIAVDDLEKVVLSVSDSPETLPVLLHCLFDSSADPKPPVKRESTRLLSFLCLTYSDLTSSQLAKIISHIVKRLKDADNGVRDACRDAIGSLSEKFLTEGDGGGASMVGLFAKPLFEAMAEQNKSLQSGAAICMGKMVDSATEPPVAAFQKLCPRISKLLNSPNYLTKASLLPVVGSLSQVGAIAPQSLESLLHSIHECLRCTDWVTRKAASDVLIALAVHSTSLVADKTDSTLTVLEACRFDKIKPVRESLSEALNVWKNIAGKGESGTSGDQKDVSSEQCTLETNGETDPVMQGSSDDLSSNSDSISKAVLFLRKKAPRLTGKDLNPEFFQKLEKGGSGDMPVEVILPSRQKNSSNSNTEDESDANPSVSRSRPKGLCRIAGAHPKQRHFGDFARAFETDETEVIQAEASSESRGNWPPLQRQLLHLERQQTHIMNTLQDFMGGSHDGMRSLENRVRGLERIVEEMSREMSIQSDARGKAGAPRRSDVDGWDGPSYASSRNAQTSSRRTRGNGPMESEHSGNSRRAWDKSSVQIRLGEGPSARSVWQASKDEATLEAIRVAGEDGGGTSRTRRVSIPQAEAIMEDDDDDDRRGQERDPVWTCWSNEMHALRVGDTDSAFAEVLSTGDDLLLVKLMDKTGPVLDQLSCDIGNEVLNSIAQFLPDHTLFDVCLSWIQQLLEVSVENGAGFMGIPLELKKEILLNLHEASLTMDPPEDWEGLAPDHLLLQLASNWNIELQHFDQ, from the exons ATGAAACCTTCCTTCCCCTTCAGATCCTCGTCACACTCGGCAATGGTGGAACAGAAACAGAGGATCCTAACCTCCCTCGCCAGAATCGGCGATCGGGACACTTACCAGATCGCAGTGGACGACCTCGAGAAAGTCGTCCTCTCCGTCTCCGACTCCCCCGAAACCCTCCCGGTCCTCCTCCACTGCCTCTTCGACTCCTCCGCCGATCCTAAACCTCCCGTGAAGCGAGAATCCACGCGCCTCCTCTCCTTCCTCTGCCTCACCTACTCCGATCTCACCTCCTCGCAGCTCGCCAAGATCATCTCGCACATCGTTAAGCGCCTCAAGGACGCGGACAACGGAGTCCGGGACGCGTGTCGCGACGCCATTGGCTCTCTCTCGGAGAAGTTTCTGACGGAGGGGGACGGTGGTGGGGCTTCGATGGTGGGGCTCTTTGCCAAGCCTCTGTTCGAGGCTATGGCGGAGCAGAACAAAAGCTTGCAGTCTGGTGCTGCCATTTGTATGGGGAAGATGGTTGATTCTGCGACGGAGCCTCCCGTTGCGGCTTTTCAGAAGCTCTGCCCTAGAATCTCTAAGCTTTTGAATAGCCCTAACTATCTTACTAAGGCTTCTCTCCTGCCTGTTGTTGGAAGCTTGTCTCAG GTTGGAGCTATTGCACCCCAGAGCTTGGAATCATTGCTGCACAGCATCCATGAGTGCCTTAGATGTACTGATTGGGTTACTCGTAAGGCAGCCTCTGATGTCTTGATAGCCTTGGCCGTCCATTCTACCAGTTTGGTTGCGGACAAAACGGATTCCACTCTTACAGTTCTCGAGGCCTGTCGTTTTGATAAG ATAAAACCTGTTAGAGAGAGCTTGTCCGAAGCACTAAACGTCTGGAAGAACATTGCCGGGAAAGGTGAATCTGGAACATCAGGCGACCAGAAGGATGTGTCATCTGAGCAATGTACGTTGGAAACAAATGGAGAAACCGATCCGGTGATGCAAGGCTCTTCAGATGACTTGAGCAGTAACTCAGATTCCATCTCGAAAGCAGTTCTCTTCTTGAGGAAGAAAGCACCTAGGTTGACTGGCAAAGATCTTAACCCAGAGTTTTTCCAAAAACTGGAGAAAGGAGGTTCTGGAGATATGCCTGTTGAAGTTATTCTTCCCTCTAGGCAAAAGAACTCATCGAACTCAAACACAGAGGATGAATCAGACGCCAATCCTTCAGTATCGAGGAGTCGGCCAAAAGGTTTGTGCAGAATAGCAGGTGCACATCCCAAACAACGACATTTTGGAGATTTTGCAAGAGCATTTGAGACAGATGAGACCGAAGTAATCCAGGCGGAGGCATCATCTGAAAGCAGAGGGAATTGGCCACCTTTACAGAGACAGTTATTGCACTTGGAGAGACAACAAACCCACATAATGAACACGCTGCAG GATTTCATGGGTGGTTCACATGACGGCATGAGAAGTTTGGAGAACCGTGTGAGAGGTCTTGAGAGGATCGTTGAAGAGATGTCAAGAGAAATGTCTATACAATCAG ATGCGAGGGGAAAGGCGGGTGCACCACGGAGGTCTGATGTGGATGGATGGGATGGTCCTAGCTATGCTTCTTCGAGAAACGCTCAGACCAGCTCGAGAAGAACACGTGGCAATGGTCCTATGGAGTCCGAGCACTCAGGTAACAGTAGAAGAGCATGGGACAAAAGCTCTGTACAAATCAGGCTAGGTGAAGGACCTTCTGCTAGAAGCGTATGGCAAGCTTCAAAAGATGAAGCTACACTCGAAGCTATACGTGTGGCTGGAGAAGACGGTGGAGGAACGTCAAGGACAAGGAGAGTATCTATTCCCCAAGCAGAAGCAATAATGGAAGACGATGACGATGATGACCGTAGAGGACAAGAGCGGGACCCCGTCTGGACTTGTTGGAGCAATGAGATGCACGCACTCCGAGTTGGTGATACAGATTCTGCATTTGCTGAGGTGTTATCAACCGGTGACGATCTTTTGCTTGTCAAGTTAATGGACAAAACAGGTCCCGTTCTTGATCAACTGTCGTGTGATATTGGAAACGAGGTTCTCAATTCTATTGCACAATTTCTCCCGGATCATACTCTGTTTGACGTATGTCTATCTTGGATTCAACAG CTGCTAGAAGTAAGTGTAGAAAACGGAGCAGGCTTTATGGGAATACCATTGGAGTTAAAGAAGGAGATTCTGTTGAATCTACATGAAGCTTCTTTAACAATGGATCCTCCTGAAGACTGGGAAGGTCTAGCTCCTGACCATCTTTTGTTGCAATTAGCATCTAACTGGAACATCGAGCTCCAACATTTCGACCAGTAA